From the genome of Aquificaceae bacterium:
ATAGGAAGAGTAATATACAAAAAGCCAAAGAAAAAACTCAACAGCCTTTTTACATCCTTCATATGTTTTATCTCTCTTTCGTTAAAAAGTCCAGAGCTTTTAAACTCTTCCATGCCACTGTCTGAAAGAACAGACCTAAGCCCGAGTTTGGCTATGCTTAGTCGTAGCTCATAGGGCATTGGGTCTGGTGGTAGGTCTACTCTTTTATATAGGAACTCCACAAAAAGGTCTGTGAAGGCAAGGCGAACTACAAGCAGTGTAAGGAGAATAGGAAAAAGGACTATGAGCAAAAGGCTCACAACCCACTTCTTACTCGCCATAGGTTAAGTATAACCTACTTGTAGCCTCTTATTGTTGTAGGTCCTGCATGACAGGCTATGCAGGATTTTTCTGTGCCAATAACCTTTACAAGACCAAAGCTCTCTGCTATTTGCTGGTGTTTGGCGTGTATGCTCTCTATGGGTTTGAACCTTCTTACCTGTGGCACGTTTATGCCTTGATGGCACTGGTAGCAAGTAAGCATAGCTTCTTTCCAGAGGTTAACCGCCTTTTCTTTATCCTTTGCCTCAAGGGCTTTTGGAAGCTCATTGTAGAGGATGTTGTTTCTGTGTCTGACAACTGCCTTGAGGTCATC
Proteins encoded in this window:
- a CDS encoding TIGR01906 family membrane protein — its product is MASKKWVVSLLLIVLFPILLTLLVVRLAFTDLFVEFLYKRVDLPPDPMPYELRLSIAKLGLRSVLSDSGMEEFKSSGLFNEREIKHMKDVKRLLSFFFGFLYITLPIWLLGFFSLKNRKDMGKVLFFGGFLLEVFVLFVLIASAVNYDWLFTAFHNLFFDPYSWRFRDEDMLLRVYPMDFWFKATLYTALGVFLVNLFLQTLGFILWRRSS